In Musa acuminata AAA Group cultivar baxijiao chromosome BXJ2-8, Cavendish_Baxijiao_AAA, whole genome shotgun sequence, one genomic interval encodes:
- the LOC135620032 gene encoding agamous-like MADS-box protein MADS2: protein MGRGRVELKRIENKINRQVTFAKRRNGLLKKAYELSILCDAEVGVIIFSSRGRLFEFCSSSSLLKTIERYHRCSYNASEAMVSSNETQNTYQDYLKLKARVEYLQHSQKNLLGEDLDDLNTKELDQLEEQIEMSLRHIRSTKTQVIIDQLSDLKRKEHMLLESNKTLRRKLQEVSSENLLQLSSQIGASNTVNVPPRPEQFFQPLACDPSLQIRFNPASADPSHSQAMAQNVNGFITGWI from the exons ATGGGGAGAGGGAGGGTGGAGCTGAAGAGGATAGAGAACAAGATCAACAGGCAGGTGACGTTCGCGAAGCGGCGGAATGGCCTGCTGAAGAAGGCCTACGAGCTGTCAATCCTGTGCGACGCCGAGGTGGGGGTCATCATCTTCTCCAGCCGCGGCAGGCTCTTCGAGTTCTGCAGCAGCTCCAG CTTGCTCAAAACAATTGAAAGGTACCATAGGTGCAGCTACAATGCATCAGAAGCCATGGTTTCATCAAATGAGACACAG AATACTTATCAGGACTACTTGAAGCTGAAAGCTCGAGTCGAGTATCTACAACATTCTCAGAA AAACCTGCTTGGTGAAGATTTAGATGACCTAAATACTAAAGAGCTTGATCAACTTGAGGAACAGATAGAGATGTCTCTAAGGCACATCAGATCAACAAAG ACCCAAGTAATTATCGATCAGCTTTCGGATCTCAAGCGTAAG GAACACATGTTGCTGGAATCCAACAAAACTTTAAGAAGAAAG TTGCAAGAAGTTAGTTCCGAGAATTTGCTGCAACTGTCGTCGCAAATCGGTGCCAGCAACACTGTCAATGTGCCTCCTCGACCCGAACAGTTCTTTCAGCCTCTGGCGTGTGATCCTTCACTGCAAATCAG ATTCAATCCAGCCTCTGCAGATCCATCGCACAGTCAAGCCATGGCACAGAATGTCAATGGATTCATCACAGGATGGATATGA